In the genome of Calothrix sp. PCC 6303, the window GCCGTATTAATCGATCGAGTATGCGCGGAAATTACCAGTCTGAATTTAGCGATCTTTCATAGCCATGCACTGCTTCAGGCTCAAGCGCAAGAATATGTGCGGGAGAGCCAAGTGCGGATGATTTTAGTCCCGCTAGTCGATCGACTACTGGGTAAATTGCGATCGAAACTAGAAATTAAGCAGCAACTCAATCGATTGTTGGCTCAACTGCGAACCGAATTTGCAGGAACCAGGGGCTATGCAGGGGGTAATTTAATTAACTTATTACGACACTTGCAGTTCGACTTGAGCGGCTATGATTTTTCCGATCTGTGCATTTGGCAAGCTTATCTACTAGGCATGAATTTACACGATACTAATTTTGCTCACACCGATTTGGCTAAGTCAGTTTTTACCGAAACTTTCAGCAGTATTCACTCAGTCGCCTTTAGTCCAGACGGACACTGTTTGGCTAGCGGCGATTTCAACGGCGATATTCGCTTGTCGGATGCTCGCACTCATCAACTTCAGTCGATCTTAAGCGGTCATACCAATTGGGTGCAAGCTGTGACTTTCAGCCCCGATGGTCAAACACTAGCCAGCGCTAGTTTTGACGGCACTGTGCGGCTCTGGGATCTCAATACTGGCGCGTGTCTAAAAATACTTACCGACCATACCCAAGGTGTCTACACAGTCGCATTTAGTCCAGATGGCAAAATTTTAGCAAGTGGTAGCGACGATTGTAGCCTCCGAATCTGGAATGTAAATAGTGGGGAATGTTTGAACAGCCTTCAATATGAAGATGGCATCAAACCCCATGATGTCAAATCTATGGCATTCAGTCCAGATGGTCAAACTATTGCCAGTAGTGGTTCTGCTCAAACCATTGTGATCTGGCAGATCCAGAATGGAATCTGTTGTCAAACACTGGAGAGTCATCAAGGCTGGGTGTGGTCCTTAGCCTTTAGTCCCGATGGAAAATTTCTCGCTAGTGGCAGCGATGATGCTACGGTCAAGCTGTGGGATGTGAGCACTGGTAAGTGTTTACGAACTTTTGTCGGGCATAAAAATGAATTGAGATCGATCGCTTTTAGTCATGATGGTGAAATCCTCATTAGCAGTAGTAAGGATCACACTATCCGACTGTGGGACATTCAAACTGGAGCATGTGTCAAAACACTAATCGGTCACGAAAATTGGATCTGGGCGATGGCTTTCGATCCGACTTATCAAATTATCGCCAGTGGTGGTGAAGACCGGACAATTAGACTCTGGAGTTTGTCTACTGGTCAGTGTTTGCGAGTTTTACAGGGGTATACAAATACGCTGTATTCGATCGCCTTTGTCCCTATGCCTAAGTCAACTGAATCGATTGAACCAAATCCGGCTCATTTACCCGTGCTGCTGGCTAGCGGCTACTTCGACCAGATTGTCAGAATTTGGAATATTCAAGATTGTGTTTATTCTGGTTTTAGAGGTCATACTGATGCCATTAGAGCAGTAGCAGTGAGTCCAGATGGACAACTCCTCGCTGGTGGTGGCGGTAGTGCCGATCCGACCATCAAAATTTGGAGTGTGGTAGATGGTCTGTGCTTTAACAATTTAGCTGGTCATAGCAGCGAAATCTGGTCGTTAGTTTTTAGCGCAGACGGTCAAATTCTTGCTAGCGGTAGCACCGACCATACGATTAGATTGTGGCATGTCTCGACAGGTCAATGTCTTCACGTTTTGGCAGAGCATATGCACTGGGTGATGTCAGTAGCCTTCAGTTGCCAACCAAATATCCTCGCTAGTGCTAGTTTCGATCGCATGATTAAGTTCTGGAATGTCCAGACGGGTGAATGTATCAGCACTTGGCAGGTGGGACAATCGATTTGCTCGATCGCTCTTAATCCCGGTGGAGATCTTTTAGCCAGTGGTAGTATCGAGCGCGAGGTTAAACTATGGGATGTGGCGACAGGTAAATGTTTGCAAACTTTACTAGGTCATACTCACTTTGTGTGGTCGGTGGCTTTTAGTCCAGATGGACGAAGCCTAGCGAGTGGTAGTTTCGATCGAACTATCAGACTTTGGGATCTCAACACAGGTGAATGCCTGAAGGTGTTGCAGGGTCACGAAAATGGGGTGTTTTCTGTGGCTTTCGTCCCACAGCAAGGCACCAATATTCCAGATCGTCAGTTACTGGCAAGCTCCAGTGCTGATGCCACCATTAGGCTATGGGATATCGAAACGGGTGAATGCATCAAAATCCTCCGCTCGCCACGACCCTACGAAGGTATGAATATTACTGGAGTTACAGGCATCACGGCAGCACAGAAGTCAACATTGAGGGTATTAGGGGCAATTAAAAATTGAGATCCGCTCAGATTGTCTGTAAGATAGTAGCGATTGTCATCCGGGATGTTAACCAGCTATGTGCTAGCGATGTCTACTACGGGCTACGCGCACTCAAGCTTTCATGATTGATTTCTCCATCAACCAAAATATTTAACCCACCTCCTGCGTAATTGGGAAATTACCTGTAGGTTGTGTCCAATACAATAGTTCGTAAATACTATATTTATCACTGGTGGACACCAACAACACTTCGACAAGCCAAGACGCAAGCTACAGTGACCACACGATTTTGCCATCCCTGATAAACCACGTCCCGCTCATCTTTCGGCTCAATAAACTGGTAAACCCTTTCTCGATTATCCCTACTCCCCATCCTGCCAACGTAGGTTAACTTCAACCCCAACTTACTCAGTAGTTTCTGGATAATAGCGATCGCACTCAACCCCTCGGAAACAGAAACTCCCAAATAGTCACGGATAAAATATCGATGCTTCACAGCCAAAGCCTTCAAATTCTGCAACTCCGCATCAGAACCGCGAAACATCACCCCTGGCGTGAGAAAATAACGGATATTAAATTCCTCCAGCAACAATACAGCAGGTAATAACTGCCCCCGGTTAAAATCAGGCTTCCAAACAGCACTCTCACCCGCTTCTATCTGCGATTTAGCCCTTTTAGAATCGCGCTCAATAAGCTGTTCCCGTCCAATGGTGAGAAAATAATGCAGCCGCAGTTGTGGATACCAGCTAGCATCATCCTTTTCCACAAGCCCAGGTGTCACCTCAACCCCGTAACGCTCTTTCAACAGAGCTTTTCGCTCCTGATATCTCTCGGTTGTTGTTTTAGCTTTTTTATCCTGCAACTTTTTAAATTCAGTATCGGAGATTGTTTCGCAAGAAGCGATCGCACGACATTCTTCCCCATATAATTCCTGCGAAGCAGCTTTAACCGACTCAAAAACCTGTTGACTCTCCTGTTCCTTAACAGCCTCTGCATCAATCATCCGATAACCATCCTCTTCTAAACCTTGAATTACAAATTCCCGATAACACCGCATTTGAGCGTTGATGATGCAAGCTCGTTTTGCCCAAGTTTGTAAAGATTCGGGTTGAAAATTCTCATCGATGCTGTAATCCGCATTATCAGCTTGGGACAGCAAAGCAATATTTGTTCTCGTGGCAGCATGTTGACTTGCCAACAGTGAACCCATCGATGTAGAACCATTTCCCACAAAGCCCATACCACAACCTCTCACCCAGATGTGACGGTCAACATTCTCCCGTAATCTCGCTAACATCTGCCGCACCGAGTTTGCAGACTGTACACCCTGAAAAATCCCCCAAACTGCGGAGAAATGACCTTTGATGTCAATTGATACCCCAGTTTCTAGACTTGGGGAAGCAATAACCAAATCGTATTTTGTGAGAATTTCATTGAGATGGGCAATGCAACCAAAAGCAGGATGCGACGGGTCAGAAACAGATTCGCTGTCGATTCTCAAAATTCGTAAATCTGGGAATTTACGGCGAAATCGCTCTTCCAATGCCTGCGTTCCCCATTTCGACTTCACTTTTTGGGCAGAACAGCACAACAAATGATGTCCTCCTTCAGGAATTGCTCTATCCAATGCAGCAATCAAATCCTTGGGATTAGTACCTCCGTAGTTGTAACAATTTCCAGATTGGGGTCGGTAATTATTAAGAATTGCAAACGGTTTAACTTTAATTTCCCCAGCTAAGGACTGTACATAATCCACATCACAATCGGATACATCCGCACTTGCCAAGTAAATCTTTCCTTGTGGACTACTCAAGACGTTTTGGATTAGCAACTTGAGGTTTTTCAGCACAGAAACCCGACGTTTTGCTACTTCGGTTCCAGAGTTGAGTAAGTGCCAGAATACCTGGTCACATTCATCGATGATTACGGTATCGTTGTACCAATCATTAGGATTAAACCTCGCTTGGCTTTGTTGGTGGAGAGAATCTATGCAGACTCCATAACCTAATAAGTCTCCTGTCTCGGAATCTCTGACTTCAGTTACATAGTTAACTCCAAAGCGGTTACACAATGCCTCTCCAAGCTGAATTCGGTGAGTAATAATTAACACTCTCCTATTTTGCTCATGTGCCTTCGCTACTTCACCAGTTAGCCATTCCGTTTTACCAGTTCCTTTTGCCGATTTCAGAACGATGAGCTTTTCGGTATCTGGGATTTGGATATGTCCGAGGTAAGCGCGATCGCACTCAAAAGAAGGCTGATAGGTTAACAAGGTAAACAACTTAACCTGCCAAATATCAAGAGTTTCAGCTTTGTGGTAAAGCATGTTAAATGCATCTTCTCCCTGGGCAACTACAAAATCATCAACACCCTTCTCTGGTCCCGGTAATTCGATAACCCGAACCTTACATTTCTCAATAGCAAGTAATTTCCCCATGCGTTTAATCGCAGTTTTGACATGCTGCACTGTTTCGGGTTTTTTGTCGTGATCGAAGCAAATATCAACTCGTCTATCAGGTGTGGCAAAGTGCTTTAAGTCAGGGATTAAAAAAGGTTTTCCTGTGATATTTCCCTCTTCATCTTTAGGAGTGCGGTATCCAGAATTGACACCGGGAATTGCGATCGCAGCGTAGCCAGCAGTCAACAAACAAGCAGCTTTCTTTGCTCCCTCAACAATTACCACTGGTACGTTTCTGTGCCAAACCCAGTACCAAAATCCGTGGGGGTGTTGTAGGTCTTCGGGAGCGATCTCAATTCCACAATACGTTGAAACTTTTCTCCAAGTTTTTAGCGGCACTTGCAAGAAAAATGCTCTTGTTGGCTCTTTGTAGGGATGCTCATATTTGACGTACTTGTGTATTTTATTCCTATCACGCCTTGGTCTATCAGGTTTAAAGCATCCCCACATCATGAAATTGTAGTCATCAAGTGGGTCAATTCCGTTACACCACCAACCACCGTGTTCAATATGGCGATATTTTCTTAAATCACCATCTCTGAGTCGTCCGTCGTTACGGCGTGATATTTTAGGGCTGTAAATCAAATACTCGTAAGGAGTTGTACCTTCGAGAGATTTTACGTTGAGATTTATGATTTCTTCATCAACCCCACTCGATAACCACTCTTGCCAATGTTGAGGTTGGAAATTGGTGTGTAAAACATCGGTCACGTTCATAGGAGACTCCAAGTTTTAACCGCATGAAAATTT includes:
- a CDS encoding plasmid replication protein, CyRepA1 family, with protein sequence MNVTDVLHTNFQPQHWQEWLSSGVDEEIINLNVKSLEGTTPYEYLIYSPKISRRNDGRLRDGDLRKYRHIEHGGWWCNGIDPLDDYNFMMWGCFKPDRPRRDRNKIHKYVKYEHPYKEPTRAFFLQVPLKTWRKVSTYCGIEIAPEDLQHPHGFWYWVWHRNVPVVIVEGAKKAACLLTAGYAAIAIPGVNSGYRTPKDEEGNITGKPFLIPDLKHFATPDRRVDICFDHDKKPETVQHVKTAIKRMGKLLAIEKCKVRVIELPGPEKGVDDFVVAQGEDAFNMLYHKAETLDIWQVKLFTLLTYQPSFECDRAYLGHIQIPDTEKLIVLKSAKGTGKTEWLTGEVAKAHEQNRRVLIITHRIQLGEALCNRFGVNYVTEVRDSETGDLLGYGVCIDSLHQQSQARFNPNDWYNDTVIIDECDQVFWHLLNSGTEVAKRRVSVLKNLKLLIQNVLSSPQGKIYLASADVSDCDVDYVQSLAGEIKVKPFAILNNYRPQSGNCYNYGGTNPKDLIAALDRAIPEGGHHLLCCSAQKVKSKWGTQALEERFRRKFPDLRILRIDSESVSDPSHPAFGCIAHLNEILTKYDLVIASPSLETGVSIDIKGHFSAVWGIFQGVQSANSVRQMLARLRENVDRHIWVRGCGMGFVGNGSTSMGSLLASQHAATRTNIALLSQADNADYSIDENFQPESLQTWAKRACIINAQMRCYREFVIQGLEEDGYRMIDAEAVKEQESQQVFESVKAASQELYGEECRAIASCETISDTEFKKLQDKKAKTTTERYQERKALLKERYGVEVTPGLVEKDDASWYPQLRLHYFLTIGREQLIERDSKRAKSQIEAGESAVWKPDFNRGQLLPAVLLLEEFNIRYFLTPGVMFRGSDAELQNLKALAVKHRYFIRDYLGVSVSEGLSAIAIIQKLLSKLGLKLTYVGRMGSRDNRERVYQFIEPKDERDVVYQGWQNRVVTVACVLACRSVVGVHQ
- a CDS encoding WD40 repeat domain-containing protein; this translates as MTADEALALLDRLLQSQSLRDIQEQVFRHAWEGRTYPDMAEQIGYDTGYIRDVGYELWRQLTQALGEPVTKNNLQAVLRRQRDHSPKLAVPEVTPASPPDRDCYWGEQIDVSSIIGRENELQQLERWLDNNSEVNPLEPRCRLISIVGMGGMGKTSLAAKLAQKLAAANQNFECIIWQSLRNAPPLDKILFQLIAFVSHQQQTEPADTVDAQISQLMAYLRTTRCLIVFDNFESILAHGGYRDGYAGYSELLRRIATEHHASCLLLTSREKPRTLIPLEGESAAVCTLDLIGLSDIEVAAIGSANGCHTDDFRDWQHLQQSYSGNPLAIKIAATTIRDLFDGKVSGFLEQGVILCDGIEALLGQQFDRLSQIEQQVLYWLAIAREAISISQLLADFIPTGSRTQVLGALQLLDRQSLIEKSSGCFTLQPVVMEYVTAVLIDRVCAEITSLNLAIFHSHALLQAQAQEYVRESQVRMILVPLVDRLLGKLRSKLEIKQQLNRLLAQLRTEFAGTRGYAGGNLINLLRHLQFDLSGYDFSDLCIWQAYLLGMNLHDTNFAHTDLAKSVFTETFSSIHSVAFSPDGHCLASGDFNGDIRLSDARTHQLQSILSGHTNWVQAVTFSPDGQTLASASFDGTVRLWDLNTGACLKILTDHTQGVYTVAFSPDGKILASGSDDCSLRIWNVNSGECLNSLQYEDGIKPHDVKSMAFSPDGQTIASSGSAQTIVIWQIQNGICCQTLESHQGWVWSLAFSPDGKFLASGSDDATVKLWDVSTGKCLRTFVGHKNELRSIAFSHDGEILISSSKDHTIRLWDIQTGACVKTLIGHENWIWAMAFDPTYQIIASGGEDRTIRLWSLSTGQCLRVLQGYTNTLYSIAFVPMPKSTESIEPNPAHLPVLLASGYFDQIVRIWNIQDCVYSGFRGHTDAIRAVAVSPDGQLLAGGGGSADPTIKIWSVVDGLCFNNLAGHSSEIWSLVFSADGQILASGSTDHTIRLWHVSTGQCLHVLAEHMHWVMSVAFSCQPNILASASFDRMIKFWNVQTGECISTWQVGQSICSIALNPGGDLLASGSIEREVKLWDVATGKCLQTLLGHTHFVWSVAFSPDGRSLASGSFDRTIRLWDLNTGECLKVLQGHENGVFSVAFVPQQGTNIPDRQLLASSSADATIRLWDIETGECIKILRSPRPYEGMNITGVTGITAAQKSTLRVLGAIKN